TTGCGATGTGCCATCGTCCACAGTCTGTTCTTGTGTTCTTGTTCTTCTAAGTTCACCCATCAAGACTGACAGAAGGGACCAGGGTTCCTGGGGTTTTTGGGACAAGGACGATGGAGCAGTGTGGCCGATCAAAGAAGGACTCTTAGGACAGCCCTCTTCAAGATAGGCTGCATCCAAGTGCAGACGAGGAGGAGCTGCTCTGGagtccagtttggagtgaaGACCTGAAATAACAAACTGATAATGTCCAGCCAGTTGTTGCACCAAAGAATCCTGTGTCTGCAAAGAGttagaaacataaataaatgttaagaaTCAGGTAAAGTAAGTCAACAATAAAGCAAAGTGAAaacaaagtttgaaaaataatcAAAGCTATGTGTTGTGTGAGTAAACACACAGATTTGACCTTTCACATGCCAGAACTGCTCTCATCAGGTCACTTCAAAATGTCTAAACCAGCACTTTAGATCTAATCATAGGGACTTCTGATCTCACACCGTCCTGCAACcttcaaaatattaacaatttTATGGCTCAAAAAGGTTTTTTGCTTGTCTGAATGAAATAATTTTGGGctgaaaaagaaattatttgtcTTAtcctaaagatttaagaggccCCAACAGTGCTTTCTTCAATGACTCCAGATTTTAGTTGAATAAATGTATAACACAATTAATTCAGTggaattagtttagtttattttaaacatgtcaattttaatataacaaaaatattttaagtcaCTTAAGGCATCATTATACTCAACGATAACATGAATATAATTAATACAGGTTTGAAACCTTGAACATAAAAACAGCTCCGGTCAGAAGATAACAATGGTTTCTACAAGCAACTGAAATAATAaagtaatagtaataataaagtGAGGGCatagcgctggtggtgtaggagtTAGTGCGcaaccacatatagaggctatagtcctcgaaacAGCCATcatgggttcgagtcccggacctggcgacctttaccgaatgtctccccctttctttgcccctccttcctgtctccCTACTgccaaaaataaaggcctctagtaccaaaaaaaattcttaaaaataaagcaatgaaattcatttttattatttgtctcCCGACTAATACATTTCATTGTCCCAAGTCTACTTTTGATCGGCACCTGGTGGACAACTCCTTCCTCAAAAGCTTTGGTTCCCAGTGACCTGCTGGAGTTCTGACCCAGAACCAGGGAACCCATCCCAACTTTTTCCAACTAAAACATAGTACTGATCACCCTCTCAGATTTGGTTgtgataaattattttgtttgcatcatatataaatttattaaacgtttctgccacacgttttttCTTGCAAGCCTTATTTGAAGCGTAATTACGTTTTGATTGATGCTAACCAAATCTTGATCTGTGTGTTAAGAAACAAATTCATCCATCAGACTGATTTTTTTGATAGATTGTTGGACTGAGATGAGACAGATTTATTTATGTGCAGTAAGATAGTTTAACGTGGCTGATCAATGCTACgtgtatcttttttttaaagcttcaaTTCACATTTGTTCCCAGGAATATCTTGTTTTCATAAATCTTTAAATGACTTGTAAAATTGAATCTATCATTTTTTTACTCTCCTGCACAATATATTATTGTTGTTATGCAAAAAACCTTAACTGCATCACTCCTggtgtattttttaaaataagcaaCTTACCTGTAGAAAAAGCTTTTCCTCATTAGTTTTTGTTATGGAAGAAATGTCTGTAATTCCAGTCTGGTGGTGTTCATCTATGTCATCAGCAATGTTTCTCAGGTATTCCTCCCATTCATCCACTGAAGGACCAACATGTCTAAATAAAGCTGGTGGAGCATGAGAGGGATCCTGCTTTGCTTGATCCTCTGGTATCACAGCTCCGCCTAGCTGTTCTGCAAATAATGCAATAAAAGTTACAAACCAAACATGAGGTATGCATATTCTGTATAATACTTTTGTGTTGTGCAAAAGTGCAGCAGGTGCTAGagcttttatatttttgtggtAAATTACAAAGGTGCAGTGACATAATCCTTCACACGTGTACCTTTAATCTGAGTGAGGCCATAGCTCAGACCGAGGTCTCTCTTCTCTCTGTTGTGGGTAAAAGCTGCACTGTATATGTGCTCCACAAGCTGAGGGAGAGTCTGAGTAAAGAAAGCCAAGTccattttatccctgatgtagTCTTCAGCCCTCTGGAGCAAGTCTAACAGGGTTTGAAGGAATGACCGTAACTCTACAAGACAGACAGGGAAAAAAGTTTCAGGAATTTCAAATTAACTAAGATGTATCATGTATAAAAGAGCTTTTTAATGGAGGCACTTACGGCATTTCTTGAATCGGATGAGGCATTTGTCCTCAGCCACTCTACTGCAAGCACCGGTAGACTGACTAGGAGGACAAGTCAGTGTGTAGAAGTGACAGAGAGAGTTAAACTCAGACCTCTGCTCTGCCTCTGTCATGTCTGTGGTTTTCAGCAGTTCTGGACATGTTGGCTCCCTGCTTCCTGATGATTCTGAAAACATTGCAGTACGTAGGTGATTTTAGTGTTGGGACATCAGACATGTTTAattcttttttcagatgatcTTAAGAAAAAAAGCAGTGGTGTGTGGCTGCTTGAAACTTACTCTGTATCTCAGTCTGAATCCAGTCAGAGAAAGCAGACACCCTTGTGTATACTCCAggtttgcctttttctccacagCCGTCACCCCAGGAGGTGATACCAAAGAGCTGGAAGCGACCTGAAATTCTGTCCTGGTAGATTAGGGGGCCTCCAGAGTCCCCCTACAAATGACAAAAAGcatgacaaaatataaataaagctttTGATATTCTTAAGAGGTTTCACTCATACCAGATTAATTCAGCTTCAAATGAAAGCAAACACTGCATGAGAGAAATCATATAAAAGGACATCgcaggataaaaaaaaagctgctaCTCTGCTCACCTGACAGGAGTCTATCCCTCCAGAGAGATAGCCGGCACAAAGCATAGTGTTGGTGACCAGTTCTTTACCGAGAGCACTCTTACAGGTGCTCTGAGGAAGCAGGGGAACCTTGGCCTCCATCACCATGTCAGCAGAAGGCCCATCTAAAATACATATAAACACAATTTGGTCAAATCTCATTTATATTAAGAAAAtctatgttattttaattttatgcaGGGATATATCATTTCTTTGAACGATAGTTCAAATTTTTGAAGTAAGGTTCTGTTAAGAGGTTTTAGACAGGTAATATTTCACATATAGTGGTTAATTTTCTTGGTGtccttatttaatataaatccaGGTTAGCTGGATCCAAAATGCTAAAGCTAACCGCTAGTCTGACAGGGGTCAAGACCAAAGCGAACTTCTACTATCTTGAATCAACTCCAATCTTAAAAATATCATATGAACCTGATTTTATGGAGGAAGGAGGTGTTGAGTCATCAATGATCTTGCTGTATGGAAACAACATAGGTAAAGCTTTTGGCCAGAGTGGCGCACCGCCAGCTTCATTTCCCTTGTAATTAATCATAGACCTCTGTAAAAAATACTCTCCCAATGCAAATGTGACGATGTTTTAAGGTTCAACAAATAGCATTTAGCATAAACTTCTATGATGTTCTTAaatttttcagttgttttaggACAGTAAAAGAGCACTTCTCGTTGCTGTGGTTAGCATCAGTCTCAATTTCAAATTATATTTGAAAGATTCTGAATTAtccctttaaaaataaatttatattgACAAAAGTCATTAGCATACAGAGATAGCAGACTgaacatttaaagtttttcaaacattttacgAAATGTGACCCAGACAAAAAAAAGTGACATTGTAGACTCACCTTCAAAGAGGGACCCCCAGCCTGCCACAAGACACGGGCTGCCCGTTGGGGGGTCCACATCAGAAGGAAGACACACTGGTGTCACATGTTCAGACAATACTACTGGGGATGTCAGTTCCACCAGGGCTATGTCGTTGTTAAACGTCTTTGGATTAAACTGCAGGAAATTAcaatgatttttattatttaattacttaTTGTTCATCGTTATTTAAGGTTCATTATTTCATACCTTAGGATGGGGGATGATACGGTTCACTTTAAGAACCTGCTCATCAGGGTCTTTCTTGGAGATGTCAAACTCGCCTACCACAGCTGTCCAATAGCTCTCGCCGCGGCTGCTAAAGAGAAAAGATGGAAGGCAAGGCAGATTTAGTTGTAGCACCAGCCATACACATTTAAAGTGTTTCACAGTAAATATAGCATTAAATAcaagaaaatatattaatagGTTAGTCAAACCTAAGCATTTAAGCatataaagaaagaaatataaaaagtacATACATGTAATGCAGTAATACATGATAAAATGCTGAACTAATAAAATGATCTTTGACCTTTATTAGGAAACTGAAGTAAACAATAATGTTTTCAGTCCCAGTTTAAAAGAGTCAATACTTTTTGCACATTTCAGGTTTTCAGGATGTTTGTTCTGGTCTTTGGATTGCTAAGTAAAATGGTCTCTGATGACCTGAGGGTCTACATGGTTCATACCTGAAAAACAAATCCTAAATGAATTTAGGTCCTAAACCATTTGGTGCTGAATGGACCaataaaaagatataaaatgTTTCCCTTTACAAGCAGAGAGCCAGGACAGTGCTTAAGAACCGGTGTAATATGATCCATTTTCCTAGTGTTGGTTGGGACTTTGGCTGCAGCATTGTGGAAGAAATGCAGCTGCCTAATTACCTCTTTAAAATCCTGCATAGACACAATTACAATATTTACTACAAATAAATGAAGTTTTTTCGTGTCCTTTATTCTGACAATGTTTTTCTACCATGTTAGTGATCTAGTAATAGACTTGAGTGGTTATTGAAATTTAGGTCTGAGTGTGACAGGGTGTAAAAGAAgacaaataatataaaaacagtACAATCCAATTAGTTACATAGGGACACTTACCCAGCAAAACAATGTGCAGCAGTCACCACCCAGGAGCTGTCCACCAAGACCCCTCCACACATCAGTTCCCCATTTAGTTGCAGGTTCACCAGCCAGGGCCAGCTGCCCAGAGGAGCAGGGGAGCCACCCACAATCCTCGAGCGTGGCTGTGTGATGTTCTGCACTCTGGATGACCTCTGACCGCACACTGCTGCTAAGACAGAATTCAACAGATGCTTAAATATGAATTAAGACTCCTATGAAATAAGCGAAGGGATACATTTGGGAAAATGTGTATCTTACCTTGTGCATGTGACTGCATATCAGGTTCCAGGTTCTGCATTGTGTTAAGCAGGCTGCACTGGAGGACGCGGGCACTGCAGCTCTCACCCATGATCCTTATGCAGCTCTCAGTGTTCAGCTCACCTGGCAGACAGCGATGCCGATAGTACCCACAGGCCTGACTCAGAGCCCAGCTCCGCTCAGCCTCACCTTGAATCTTCTGAGCCTTACTGATCACATCACAGCTGGGCTCTGACGAGGCACCAGAAGGTGATGCTGGTGAACACGGAAGCAAAGACAACTTAGTGTCAAAAACATACTGGTGACGACTCAAGAATAGGAGTTGATCAAGGATAACAACTGTACTCACAGCAGGATGCTGACAGCCGTCCACAGTTCTGAAACAAACAAGGAACGCAACCTCGACAGCCTGCCTCAGTCCGACTTCTATCTGACGACGCATGCTCAAGGGCAAACAGGGCGCTAGTCATGGCTGCTTCCAGAACAACTGTGCCACGATCAGACAGAGCTGCAGGACATGACAAGAAATGAAAGGCTTTAATCCGAGTGAAAATCCTTAAAGATCAATCTGTTGCTCAAAGAGAAGGCAAAACTGACAAACTGCATTTCACGACCAGATTATTGTATCTGCTCAGCAATTATGCAGAACATTTTCTATCTCAGCATATCTCGTTTCCAATATACAGTTAGTAGTTGTCCTCAGCACACATTGAACAGTTCAGGTTGCAGTCCATATAAACCAAACCCACTTATACAGATAATTACACATTTACACTCAGTTTCATCAATTTACGtagttttgaaaaatattaccAGAACTTTTACAGGACGGTTAAAGAAACGGCATGTTGGTGAGTCAATAAAAAACTGACATTTGCTGTGGGAACACTGTGTACATTTGgggtatatgtgtgtgtgtctgtgtagcCCCTCTATTCACATGCTTCTTCACACTGCTTTTTGAGCCTATTGGCAGGATTTTCAGGGAAGCTAGCTCATATTCAGCCTGCCATTGATGCTTCTCATACAACCTTCAAACATGCCGCCGACCCCGTCGCGCCCCCTCCCTTCTGTGCTGCGCCACATCACAGGATAGGACCACTAACAACAACAATGCTGACTTAATTAGAAGGCCAGGGCTGAGtgggcagaggctgaggcgtttTGGGACAAGCCTCGAGGGCACCGGCTGGCAGGCCTGAGGCCAACAAGGGCCCAGAGACTTTCATCACTGCAGTCATGTTTAAAGGCTCAACTCTACAGATATACATCAACACTGACTTTGACTATGGGCTTTGACAGGTTTTTCTAATGAAATGGTAAAATTTCCACCTCCTAGCAGGAGAAAAACTCATAAAGACAAGTGCAAATATTGATGAGTCTGAGTTAGGCATGGGCAGATTATAGGTATCAAGGTAGACAGAGGTTTTCCAGAACCACAAGATGTTTCCAACATActgtttttttaacttaaaGTCTTCTTAACATGATGCTAGGAAAAGTATCAGAGTGACCATAGTTTAATTTGACTTTATGGACTATAGAGTAGCAGTGCTGCCTCCccacacctgttgctgcacactgctggccGGCTAGCTAAAAGGCAGCTATTACAAGATATATTCAGctataagaaaatatttctgattGCAAAAGCCACAGTTCCAAGAACTGTTAACCTTTGCTACATTATAACCATAACAATCACTACTGTAAATTGTCTTAAGCGCAGTAGGAACACTAGTTGCTTCTCTGTTTGGGTTAACATTGATTAGATCAGGTTACACTATGGTGTTTTTACCCAAGGTTATCATACTGTGAAAATTATTTACCCATGTATccattaatgtgtttttatctaTGTTGCAATAAGCTGTATTACAAATTGTGTGGACTCAACATATATTGGACATCTGCTAATTTTCTGTTAAACATTTATAGGTACATCTGTCTGAACTATTTGACTTGAATAGACACAGAGCACAAAAACCAAGGTGACAGCAGTGGTGACCACTGTTTTTTTAGCATTTGCATATGTCTAACTGGACACATGACTCAGACAAGATGTGACAACAAATGTTTTGTCTCTGAGGTATAGTCAATATTTAAGTGCCATACAGCAATAATATTAGGACAGTTACAGTTAAAATACAACTAACATAATACTCATTATTAATACGTGTGTAATTTGAGTTAATTGGATTTGAATAATCTCTCTTCTCAGGATAAGCTAGCAATTAGATTTTTTACTGATAACTTAACCATTTGTGACCTCTCACAGTGCCTGGTATATTTCATGATGAACAGCTTCAGTAAGTTAAGAAAAGGTACCTTTGAGACCGCTCCGGGGCATCCTGTAGACTTCTCTACCTGTTGGGGCTCCCTGCGAACAGCCCAGCCCCATAAGCAGCATTGAGATGAACAATAGCAGCATAGTGTCTGAGCACCCACCCCACCGTGACAGCAGGTGGACAGACGGGACAGTGGCAGAATGACTGAAGAGGATGTAGAAGTGATGGAGACCAGACTGGTCTGCAGAGTTTCCACGTCCTTATTTTCTGGGGGCTCTGTCTCCCTCCTCCTGACTCTCTGGGCTCTCTCCCACACTGTGATGCAGGGCATCTGTCTGTAAGGTACTCTGAGGAACAATAGGCGCCTGAAGTGGTCCCTGGAATATATATAGAGTCACCGAGGGAAGACCAGAAAGAGGGAAGAGGGGTGGAGGATAGGGAAGGGAGGGAGAGATGCTCCCGTGGCCAATGCACAAACAGATGAATTCATTAAGACTATGACAGCAAATCGGGAGCAACTTGCCAAGGCTGACCATCACAAAGAGGTTTGGTTTTATGAAAGGAGACAGAGGGAGGGAGATGCAGAGACGCAGATCAGGAAGCGGGGGGTGGGGGTGAGCAGAAAGACTGGCTGGGTGGAAGGACACAGAGAGTTGTTTGAATTAATTAGTGTGAGAGAAACAGGGAGAAGATTTTACAGAAAAGTACCTGATGTAGCATGGAGGAATGTGCAGTTTAAGGGAAGTCTAAAGTGAAGAGTCCCGGCGAAATTCAAAGTGAGCTGGACCAACATGGACGCAGAGTGTTCGAGGGAGAGGGAAGTGTCTGCCATTCGTGTCCCTCAAAGAGGGCATTGTCCCCGGCGTCCC
This genomic interval from Girardinichthys multiradiatus isolate DD_20200921_A chromosome 6, DD_fGirMul_XY1, whole genome shotgun sequence contains the following:
- the prss56 gene encoding uncharacterized protein prss56, translated to MLLLFISMLLMGLGCSQGAPTGREVYRMPRSGLKALSDRGTVVLEAAMTSALFALEHASSDRSRTEAGCRGCVPCLFQNCGRLSASCSSPSGASSEPSCDVISKAQKIQGEAERSWALSQACGYYRHRCLPGELNTESCIRIMGESCSARVLQCSLLNTMQNLEPDMQSHAQAVCGQRSSRVQNITQPRSRIVGGSPAPLGSWPWLVNLQLNGELMCGGVLVDSSWVVTAAHCFAGSRGESYWTAVVGEFDISKKDPDEQVLKVNRIIPHPKFNPKTFNNDIALVELTSPVVLSEHVTPVCLPSDVDPPTGSPCLVAGWGSLFEDGPSADMVMEAKVPLLPQSTCKSALGKELVTNTMLCAGYLSGGIDSCQGDSGGPLIYQDRISGRFQLFGITSWGDGCGEKGKPGVYTRVSAFSDWIQTEIQKSSGSREPTCPELLKTTDMTEAEQRSEFNSLCHFYTLTCPPSQSTGACSRVAEDKCLIRFKKCQLRSFLQTLLDLLQRAEDYIRDKMDLAFFTQTLPQLVEHIYSAAFTHNREKRDLGLSYGLTQIKEQLGGAVIPEDQAKQDPSHAPPALFRHVGPSVDEWEEYLRNIADDIDEHHQTGITDISSITKTNEEKLFLQTQDSLVQQLAGHYQFVISGLHSKLDSRAAPPRLHLDAAYLEEGCPKSPSLIGHTAPSSLSQKPQEPWSLLSVLMGELRRTRTQEQTVDDGTSQSETSFSRDVSAKWSTTSEDFTFDGNGDGEELKPSAAALRDRFTPAVQKVFESAHTKTSDLKRDGTLLGQRRTRSVLQKRQIPGTVCPGLRESSQQVSEIQESYNWILNIPSNSLQMNFQEVLVDLTSKNDRGLYQARIRAVVAGRPLTFYSLVGLENESFYRSMPRIIAVALDTLKT